The Gemmatimonadaceae bacterium nucleotide sequence GGGCCGCCCCCTCGCATGCTGCCACCCCGCCCCCGCCCCCGTCCCCGCCTACCGCCCCATGAGGCTCGCTTTCAACAGCCCCAGCCGCTTGCGCGTGGATCCGTCCATCACCGCGTCGCCCACGCGCACGATCACCCCGCCCAGGATCGCGGAGTTCACCGTGAAATGCGGCACCACCTGCTTGCCGAACGCCGCCGACAGCTGCTTCGCGATCGCGTCCCGCTCGGGGTCGCTCGTCTCGCGCGCCACCGTCACCGCCGCGTGCACCCGCCCCTCCACGCCGTCCACCAGATCCGTGTACGCCACCGCGATCGCGGGAATCAGCATCTGCCGGCGATTGCGCACCAGCGCCTGCAGGAACCGCAGGAAATTCCGCGGCGCGTTCTTGAACGCCGCCGCCAGCACGGCGTTCTTCTGCCCCGTCGCCACCCGCGGCGACTCCATGAACAGCCGCAGCGTCTCGTTGGCGCCCATCGCGTCGGCCACGCCGCCGATCAGCGCGCCCCACCCGTGCAGGTCATCCGCCCGCCGCGCCAGCTCGAGCAGCGTCCCGGCGTAGTTCTCCGCGATCGTGACGTCGCGCATCAGTGGGTCGCCTTGGCCGGCTTGAGCGTGGACAGGAACCGCTCCACCAGCTTGCGGTTCTTCTCGCTGTCCAGATTCTCCTCGATCACCCGCGACGCGCCCGCGATCGCCATCTCGATCGCCTCGCGCCGCAACTCGGCCACCGCGCGCTCCTTCTCGCGCTGGATCTCCTGCACCCCGCGCTCCACCGTGTCCTGCTGCTCGGCGCGCGCCTTCTCCATCAGGTCGTGGCGCATCTTCTCCGCCGTCGCCCGACCGTCGGCGATCAGCTTCTGCACCTCGCCGCGCGCCGCGTCCAGCTGCGCCCGGTGCTCGGCCAGCAGCGCCGCCGCCTCGTCGCGGTCGCGCTTGGCGCTCGCCAGCGCGTCCTCCAGCGCCTTCTCGCGCGCCTCGACGGCCGCCGTGATCGGCTTGAACGCGAACTTGGTGAGCAGGTAGAACAGGACCAGGAAGATGAGCAGCGTCCAGAACATCAGGTTGGTCTGGAGACTCATCAGCGTGCCGCCCGGCGCCGCCGGCTCCTGCGCCAGAAGCGGCGCGGCCAGCAACAGCATCGGAACGGAAAGACGGAACGAGCGCATGTGGGATTTTTGCGAGAATGAAGAGTGGTGGCGCCGCCCCGGGGCGGACGCCACCGCCCGGATCAGAACGTGAACTTGAGTTCGATCAGCAGCGCCACGACGACGGCGAACAGCGCCACGCCTTCGACGAGCGCCGAGAGAATCAACGAGCTGGTCATGATGTTGCCCTGCAGCTCCGGCTGGCGCGCCATGCCATCCATGGCCGAGCCGCCGATCCGGCCGATGCCGATGCCGGCACCGATCGTCGCCAGGCCCGCGCCGATCCCGGCGCCCATCATCGCCCAGGCGCCCGAGTACGACTTGCCGAACGTCTCCGTCGCGGCCTGCAGCAGCGGAAGAATTTGCATTGTCAATCTCCGTTATCCTGCGTAGTCAGTTCCATCGCTCCGCACCGACGGCTCTCGCCAAGGGCGCTGCCCGTCCACGGGACCCGGGTCCCAACGAGCATCCCCGGTCGCTCGACCGGGTACCGGGCGCGCCCCTGGAGCCCTGTCGGCGCGCCGCTTTCCTGCTGTAGGACGGTAGGACAGTAGGACGGTCGTTGGTAAACGGCGTCCGCAGTCATCCGTCCTACTGTCCTACCGTCCTACCGTCCTACCGTCCTATTAGTGATGGGCGGCTCTGATCTGCCCGATGAACACCGCCGCCAACAGCGCAAAGATGAACGCCTGAATAAACGACACCAGCACTTCCAGGATCATGATCCCGATCGCCATCGCGATCGGCGCCGGCGCGATGAACCAGCTCCCGAACGTGAACACCAGCCCGATCATCGCCAGCACGATCACGTGCCCCGCGATCATGTTGGCGAACAGACGGATCGTGAGCGCGAACGGCTTGGTGAACTTGCCGATGATCTCCACCGGCGTCATCACCAGCGTCAGCGGCAGCTTCATGGCCACCGGCATGTCGCTCGGCCAGTAGACGATGGTCTTCATGTAGCCCAGGCCCTGCGCCTTCATGCCCGCCGTCTCCGTGGCCACGAACGCGCACAGCGCCAGCGTCGCCGTCACGCTCACGTTGCCCGTGGGCGTGGACCCGTAGGGGATGAGCCCCATCAGGTTCATGAACAGGATGAAGAAGAACAGCGTCAGCACGAACGGCACGTAGGCGTCGCCGTGCGGGCCCAGCGAGGGCAAAAAGATCTCGTTGCGCAGATAGAGCACCACCGACTCGAGGCCCGCCGCCATCCCCGTCGGATGGCCGTGCGCCTCCGACGCCCGCACGTGCGCGCGCGCCGTGCCCACCATCACCAGCAGGCAGAGCGCCGCCGCCAGCAGCATGAACACCACGTGCTTGGTGGGCCCCATGTCGATCGTCGTGCTGCCGATGCGCACCGGCCACGACGGCAGCTTCACCTCGCACGACCAGTCGCGATTGAAGCAGGGCAGTTCCATGGTCCGCGCATCGGTGATGTGCGGCATGATCAGGTCGGCCGGGCCCAGCGGCTTGCGCAGCCCCGGCTCCTGCTCCGGCGCGCGCACCCCCTGCGCCGCCGGCGCCACGGGCGCGTTCTGCGCCATCGCCGGCATCGCCGCGGCCATCAACAGCATCACGAAAAACGTGCGAAGTCTCATTTGAGCAGCAACAGAGGTTCGATCACCGTGGGGAGAAACAGGAACGTCGCGCATCCGATCAGCGCCGGCACCAGCGGCACCGCCAACACCTTCACCACCAGCACCGCATAGATCACCAGCGTGCCCAGCCGCAGCAGGCTGCCCAGCCCCCACGCCAGCCAGATGTTGCGCCCCCTGAGCCCCCGCGCGAGCGCGAACGCCACCAGGTGCGCCGCGAACGCCACCAGCGCCGAGAGCTCCAGCGCCGCATGATCGCCCGCCCCGCCGAACAGCAGCATCAGCGCCGCCATCGACGCGCCGATCATCGCCGCCGCGGCCAGCGCGAACAGCCCGAACACCTTCACCGCGCGTCCCGCTCGTTCCGCCGCTGCTCCGCCATGACCTGCCGATACATGGAGTAGAACCCGCCCGTCGCCCCGGCGAACGTGCCCACGATCACCAGCCAGGGCGACGTGTGCAGATGCGCGTCCAGCCAGATGCCGCCGAATACGAACACCACGATCGTCAGCCCGAACTGCAGCCCGATGCCGGCAAACTGCGCGCCCGACGGAATCGTCCGCTTGCTGGGCGAGAATCGGCCCTCGTCCCGCCCTGGGTTTGGCTCGCGATCACGGTCCATTTCCGCCCGGAAACTAGGACTTTGTGAAATTTTTCGCAAGCGAACCGGACGCATGGTTTTCACTCTCACTCGCCCGCTCCGCGCGCCCATGCGGGCACCCAGAAGGCAACCCCTGAACAAGAGGCTCCGCATGACGCCCCGAATGCGCCGGATCCAACGCCGTGGCACCCTCGGCCGGCCGGCCCATCCCACCCCGATAACACAAATCTGATGTCTTCCCCTGCCCCCGTTCCACCCACCCGCGCCGCCGGCTTCGCGACTCCACAGTTCCCCACATCCGCCCCCCTCCGCCCCACCCCACCCCCTTGACCACCCAAGTCGCGGCCCCGCCGTCAGATCGCCCGTTACGCTTCACGTTGACTATTCGTCGTACGATTGATAAGTTCGCCTGTGGTCGGATTTGTGATTGGGACGCACCTCACAAATCTGTGCCGCGACGCCCGCCTGCCCGTCTCGCCTGACATGAATTCGCGCCTCGTCATCTCGTTGCTGTGTGCCGGAGCCATCGGCGTCGCCTGTACCGCGCGCGCCCACTCCGCCGTCGCCGTCAAACCGGCGCCACAGGCGCAACCCGTCAGCGGCCACCCCAACGTCAAAGCCTACCTCGACGTCCAGCACCGCGACCACGCCGTCCGCTTCGCCCTCCACGTCGTCAACACCGGCGACAAGAGCGTCGAGGTCAAGTTCCCCAGCGGCCAGTCCTACGACTTCGTCGTCGTCGACTCGCTCGGCCGCCAGGTGTGGCAGTGGGCCAAGGCCCGCATGTTCACCCAGTCCACGCAGATCAAATACGTGAGCGGCGGCCAGGGCTTCGAAGTGGCCGAGAACTGGAAGAACCCCCCGGCCCCCGGCAACTACA carries:
- the atpH gene encoding ATP synthase F1 subunit delta, which produces MRDVTIAENYAGTLLELARRADDLHGWGALIGGVADAMGANETLRLFMESPRVATGQKNAVLAAAFKNAPRNFLRFLQALVRNRRQMLIPAIAVAYTDLVDGVEGRVHAAVTVARETSDPERDAIAKQLSAAFGKQVVPHFTVNSAILGGVIVRVGDAVMDGSTRKRLGLLKASLMGR
- the atpF gene encoding F0F1 ATP synthase subunit B — its product is MLLLAAPLLAQEPAAPGGTLMSLQTNLMFWTLLIFLVLFYLLTKFAFKPITAAVEAREKALEDALASAKRDRDEAAALLAEHRAQLDAARGEVQKLIADGRATAEKMRHDLMEKARAEQQDTVERGVQEIQREKERAVAELRREAIEMAIAGASRVIEENLDSEKNRKLVERFLSTLKPAKATH
- the atpE gene encoding ATP synthase F0 subunit C, with translation MQILPLLQAATETFGKSYSGAWAMMGAGIGAGLATIGAGIGIGRIGGSAMDGMARQPELQGNIMTSSLILSALVEGVALFAVVVALLIELKFTF
- the atpB gene encoding F0F1 ATP synthase subunit A, with the translated sequence MRLRTFFVMLLMAAAMPAMAQNAPVAPAAQGVRAPEQEPGLRKPLGPADLIMPHITDARTMELPCFNRDWSCEVKLPSWPVRIGSTTIDMGPTKHVVFMLLAAALCLLVMVGTARAHVRASEAHGHPTGMAAGLESVVLYLRNEIFLPSLGPHGDAYVPFVLTLFFFILFMNLMGLIPYGSTPTGNVSVTATLALCAFVATETAGMKAQGLGYMKTIVYWPSDMPVAMKLPLTLVMTPVEIIGKFTKPFALTIRLFANMIAGHVIVLAMIGLVFTFGSWFIAPAPIAMAIGIMILEVLVSFIQAFIFALLAAVFIGQIRAAHH
- a CDS encoding AtpZ/AtpI family protein — protein: MDRDREPNPGRDEGRFSPSKRTIPSGAQFAGIGLQFGLTIVVFVFGGIWLDAHLHTSPWLVIVGTFAGATGGFYSMYRQVMAEQRRNERDAR
- a CDS encoding BsuPI-related putative proteinase inhibitor encodes the protein MNSRLVISLLCAGAIGVACTARAHSAVAVKPAPQAQPVSGHPNVKAYLDVQHRDHAVRFALHVVNTGDKSVEVKFPSGQSYDFVVVDSLGRQVWQWAKARMFTQSTQIKYVSGGQGFEVAENWKNPPAPGNYTAIATLTSSNFPVSERVAFTVR